GCGGCGGATCGGCAGTGAAGCGCTGAACCGCTGAACCGGCACACTGAAAGTTTTTAAAGCAGCTGAGTCACGGTAGCGAAAGCAGGTTTAGTTTAGGCAGTCAAAACGCAGTCAAAGCAGGCACCAAGCAGCAAAAAGCTGCGGTGCCGCCAAGCATGAAAACCGGCGCGGGGAAAACGCCGGCGGGCAATCCTGATGGCTGCACACAGGACCGCACACAGGCAGGTGTAGTACGTTAGACCAAGCGGGCAACCGGGAACGCAAGGCTAGAGGGCAGCGCAGCAGGATGCGCGTTGCGGGGGCCAATTAAGAAGAGCAAGAAGCAACACCCAAGTCAGAGAGAAGGACCAAGTATGGCGACGATCAAAGATGTAGCAGCCATTGCGGGCGTATCGTTCACAACGGTGTCTCATGTCGTGAACAACTCGCGGCCCGTTTCGGCGGAGGTGCGGCTGAAGGTGGAGCGCGCGATCCTGGAACTTGACTACGTGCCCTCGGCGGTGGCGCGTTCTCTCAAGGCGCGCAACACGCTCACCATCGGCTTGCTGGTGCCGAACGCAACCAACCCGTACTTCGCGGAACTGGCGCGGGGGGTGGAAGACGGGTGTGCGAAGAACGGCTATTGCATGTTCTTCTGCAATTCGGACGACGATCCTGCCAAGCAGCGCAGCTACTTGCGCGTACTGCAGGAAAAACGCATCGACGGGCTGGTGATTGCGTCTGCCGGAGAAGATGCGGTGCTGGCGCAAAGCCTGGCCGGTTCGCGTGAACCGCTGGTGATCCTGGACCGGAATATTGAAGGCGTATCGGCGGATCTGGTGCAGATCGACCACGAGAAGGGCGGCTATCTGGCCACGCGCCACTTGCTGCAACTCGGCCACTCGCGGGTAGGCTGTATCACGGGCCCGATTGCCACGGCGGTCAGCGCGATGCGCGTTCACGGATTTATCCGTGCAATGGCGGAGCGTGGCATCGAGATCGAGCCGAACGCCATTCAGCAGAGCGCATTTTCGGCCACAGGCGGTTACGAGGCAGCGTCGCAACTCTTCGATACCCTCAAGCCCACCGGCATTTTTGCGTGCAACGACATGATGGGCGTCGGTGCGTTGCGGGCAGCGGCCGAGCGGGGTATCAACGTGCCGCGTGACTGTTCGATCATCGGTTTCGACGATATCGAATTAAGCCGGTACACCTATCCGGCGTTGTCGACGGTT
This window of the Caballeronia sp. SBC1 genome carries:
- a CDS encoding LacI family DNA-binding transcriptional regulator encodes the protein MATIKDVAAIAGVSFTTVSHVVNNSRPVSAEVRLKVERAILELDYVPSAVARSLKARNTLTIGLLVPNATNPYFAELARGVEDGCAKNGYCMFFCNSDDDPAKQRSYLRVLQEKRIDGLVIASAGEDAVLAQSLAGSREPLVILDRNIEGVSADLVQIDHEKGGYLATRHLLQLGHSRVGCITGPIATAVSAMRVHGFIRAMAERGIEIEPNAIQQSAFSATGGYEAASQLFDTLKPTGIFACNDMMGVGALRAAAERGINVPRDCSIIGFDDIELSRYTYPALSTVGQSVRELGELAAQTLIDRIAGKVPATTRRRVVTPRMILRESTAVVPEVLPLAYRKEAAAGSTAAANSMALGQGNTENA